The genomic DNA TATTGTAGGTTATAACATCAGGCTCCACTTCTTTAAGACTGAGGGTACAAAATAAATCCCACCCATCTTCCACCTTCCCAGCCTTGCACATCCCTTCAATCATAatattaaatgtatatatatcaagttCCAGTTTACTCTTTTGCATATACTCGAATACCACCAATGCTTTCTCTAGCTTTCCGTTTTTACAAAGTCCATCTAACAAAATGTTGTATGTCATGATATTGGGAGGCACACCATCATTATATATCTGTTTGAATACCATTTGGGCCTTTTCACAATCTCCAGCTTGAAATAACCCATGGATAAAAGTGTTGTAAGTGATTGTGTTTCCAAGCAATCCTCTTTGAGACATCTCGCGGAAGAGTTCCATACCTTCTTCCACTCTCTTAGACTTGCAAAATCCATTTATAAGAGTATTATATGTCACTACGTTTGGGAGGCAATCCTTGCTAACCATCAAAGAAAACATTTGCTTAGCCTCGTTTAGACGATCGTGCATGCAAAACCCGTTGATCAATGAACTGAACGTGTAAATAGTAGGATCTATAGACCTTTTGATCATCTCTTCGTACAATTTCTcagcttctagaagcttcccTTCTTTCGCAAACGCATGGATTAATGCGCTGAAAGTGACTACACTAGGACTGATTTTCCTGTCAATCATATCTCTAAGTAGTTGAGAGGCTTCATTCCATCTTCCGTAATTACAAAGGCAACTTATGAGGGAGTTGTAGGTCACAACATCCGCTCTAAttcctttcttctccatttcgTTGAACAGGTTTAGAGCATCATTCACGTGACTATATCTGCAAAGACTATCAATGACTGTGCTGTAGATTACAACACCAGGCTTTATTTTCCCTTCATCCATCTTCTTGAGCAGATTTAAAGCCAAATCAATGTCACCTCTCTTACATAGTCCATTGACTGCCACACCGTATGTAGCCAGATCTGGTTGACAGCCTTTCTCAGCCATCCGGTCAACTAAAGCCACTGCTTCTGAAGCTTTGTTGTGAAGAAAAAGGCAATGGATAAGAGTGTTAAATGTAATAGTATTAGGTTGATATCCCATTGCCACCATTTGGTCAACCAAAGCTACGGCATCAGAAATCCTCTTGCCGTGACAGTACCCGTTGAGAAGCGAAGAAAGCGTAACAATGCTGGGCTCATAACCaagtttcatcatcttcccaaGTATTGCCAAAGCaagagagagttgagaagagcGACAGAAACAGTTTATGAGGATACTGTATGTATAAAGACTGTGTGAAATCCCCAGCTTTTGCATCTGCTCCCCCATAGAGATGACAACATCATACTTCGTCAGTTTGGCAATGGCACTCAACAATTTACTGAAATCAAAAATTGAAGGCAAAGGACGAGACTTGACCATAACACTGAACAGATCAACAACATCGTCTAGCTTTAAATCACTTCTACTACTCAATTTCTCTCTGAAATTATAACTCTTACCAGAGAAAGCTCGTATCCAGCAACACGCATCTTTCTCGTAATGACTCCGACGAAGAAATCTCTTTGCTATCATTGATTCAATCGCAAACCTCATTCTCTCCAATTGGCTTCAAAGTGATATaggtttcctctctctctctctctggtaaAAAAACAACACTCAGTATGAACAACATCAAGTGTCTAGTTAACCTGGAACCGGTTTAGTTTAACCTTTTATAATTGGGAAACTGGAGTCTTGCcggtttgtgttttttcttttgacattcCGGTTTGCGCGTTCTTCTTTTATTCTGTCCTCTTTTTTTAAGGGAAAATGTCATGAAAACCGACTTTGGGTGTGAgttctgtcacaaaaacccactttccactcatggtatactttcccaagttttttgcttattagtccactttccttttacatttttgcccttactaacaacttacctctctttctctccttcttttctctctttttctcttcttttttgttgttaacactttaacaaagtaaaatatatttatttgttatcataaaacaaattttctatttatttatataaaatatgttatgattatatattttctacattttaagatacatattgctatattttttNNNNNNNNNNNNNNNNNNNNNNNNNNNNNNNNNNNNNNNNNNNNNNNNNNNNNNNNNNNNNNNNNNNNNNNNNNNNNNNNNNNNNNNNNNNNNNNNNNNNNNNNNNNNNNNNNNNNNNNNNNNNNNNNNNNNNNNNNNNNNNNNNNNNNNNNNNNNNNNNNNNNNNNNNNNNNNNNNNNNNNNNNNNNNNNNNNNNNNNNNNNNNNNNNNNNNNNNNNNNNNNNNNNNNNNNNNNNNNNNNNNNNNNNNNNNNNNNNNNNNNNNNNNNNNNNNNNNNNNNNNNNNNNNNNNNNNNNNNNNNNNNNNNNNNNNNNNNNNNNNNNNNNNNNNNNNNNNNNNNNNNNNNNNNNNNNNNNNNNNNNNNNNNNNNNNNNNNNNNNNNNNNNNNNNNNNNNNNNNNNNNNNNNNNNNNNNNNNNNNNNNNNNNNNNNNNNNNNNNNNNNNNNNNNNNNNNNNNNNNNNNNNNNNNNNNNNNNNNNNNNNNNNNNNNNNNNNNNNNNNNNNNNNNNNNNNNNNNNNNNNNNNNNNNNNNNNNNNNNNNNNNNNNNNNNNNNNNNNNNNNNNNNNNNNNNNNNNNNNNNNNNNNNNNNNNNNNNNNNNNNNNNNNNNNNNNNNNNNNNNNNNNNNNNNNNNNNNNNNNNNNNNNNNNNNNNNNNNNNNNNNNNNNNNNNNNNNNNNNNNNNNNNNNNNNNNNNNNNNNNNNNNNNNNNNNNNNNNNNNNNNNNNNNNNNNNNNNNNNNNNNNNNNNNNNNNNNNNNNNNNNNNNNNNNNNNNNNNNNNNNNNNNNNNNNNNNNNNNNNNNNNNNNNNNNNNNNNNNNNNNNNNNNNNNNNNNNNNNNNNNNNNNNNNNNNNNNNNNNNNNNNNNNNNNNNNNNNNNNNNNNNNNNNNNNNNNNNNNNNNNNNNNNNNNNNNNNNNNNNNNNNNNNNNNNNNNNNNNNNNNNNNNNNNNNNNNNNNNNNNNNNNNNNNNNNNNNNNNNNNNNNNNNNNNNNNNNNNNNNNNNNNNNNNNNNNNNNNNNNNNNNNNNNNNNNNNNNNNNNNNNNNNNNNNNNNNNNNNNNNNNNNNNNNNNNNNNNNNNNNNNNNNNNNNNNNNNNNNNNNNNNNNNNNNNNNNNNNNNNNNNNNNNNNNNNNNNNNNNNNNNNNNNNNNNNNNNNNNNNNNNNNNNNNNNNNNNNNNNNNNNNNNNNNNNNNNNNNNNNNNNNNNNNNNNNNNNNNNNNNNNNNNNNNNNNNNNNNNNNNNNNNNNNNNNNNNNNNNNNNNNNNNNNNNNNNNNNNNNNNNNNNNNNNNNNNNNNNNNNNNNNNNNNNNNNNNNNNNNNNNNNNNNNNNNNNNNNNNNNNNNNNNNNNNNNNNNNNNNNNNNNNNNNNNNNNNNNNNNNNNNNNNNNNNNNNNNNNNNNNNNNNNNNNNNNNNNNNNNNNNNNNNNNNNNNNNNNNNNNNNNNNNNNNNNNNNNgataaagatctaaccaaatttatgtatgtatattttgtatgaataaacacaagtaactatctattaacaatactgcaattgattatccacttataattgaacaaatgttcaacgactgatggatactgtataatctaaaaattcataaaaaatataacaatatgtatcttaaattgtagaaaatatataatcataacatattttatataaataaatagaaaatttgttttatgataacaaataaatatattttactttgttaaagtgttaacaacaaaaaagaagagaaaaagagagaaaagaatgagagaaagagaggtaagttgttagtaagggcaaaaatgtaaaaggaaagtgaacacataagcaaaaaacttgggaaagtataccatgagtggaaagtgggtttttgtgataatactttaggaaaaagtgggtgtgggtgtcatttccctttttttaaaaGACCCTTTTGTCAATAATCAATTTTACTCATTTTCAATATAACAATTcagaatttttatttactcatatGTAAAATTTTGAACACAGGAAAAATATCAGACGGCAAGCCAAAAGTTTTTACAAAATTGTgggttgttacttgttagtatATCAACCAAACAGTAGAAATTGTAGTTTTTGTCTTGAAAAGGAACAAACCCTGATGGCttcacacacacaacacaacacaagcattctctttgtttattacGTTTTCTAGTTCAAATTACTAGGAAGATCAAAAGATAACATTGACAAGGGAAATAGATATTTCTCTTACAAGTGAGAAGCTTTGCCTTTTATTACAACATCATGGCTTTCTCTAACCTCTGGCAGAGCATTTTTTTCCTATATGTTTACGTACAAAGAGAGGAATCATGATAAGCTTGTGAGAAACCTAGTGGTGATCATTCTTCCTCAAGCTGAGCCGCATACATCTTTTTCCTACATTCCTCTGCTTTTCCTGCATTGCGTAGCCAAACCCGGTTTTTAGTACTCTAATGTAAAATGCACCCCAGAGAGCGCAAGACAGCAAAAGATTATTCATGTATTTCTGTTCATCAACAGTAATTTGAGTAAGTGATACTTAAACAGAAGAATTTTTGATGATGTATAAGCTAGATGAGACAAAGAAAGCATGAATCAGGGATGAGTTGCATAGAAGAAAGCCTGATAAGAAGAGTTCATCAACAGTAACACTTCCATTGGTATTGAGTGAGTGATACGTGTATCCTCAAAACAGAAGAATTTGCGGTGATGTATAAGCTAGATGAGTCAAAGAAAGCATGAATCAGGGATGAGTTGCATAGAAGAAAGCCTGATAATAAGAATCCCTTTTTTAGAGGGATACTAAAAATGTATTGGAGGTCGATTTCTATAATGTTTCTAACGCTAACCAAACTTAAGACGTCATAGCTTTGCATACCAGTTTCAATCAAAACAGAAAAGCCAGAACAACTTCAACCTGGTAGTAAAAACGATCTCAACCCATTCAAAAGAGAAATGAAGCCATGAACCATTTATCCAGCACGAGCAAACTATAAAATGTGATTTGATTACCAAAGACAGAAATTTCACCTTTAGCGCGAGAtgaaaaggagaagatgaagtaaCGCTAATCAGCACCATCGATAGAACTGCTGCCTGCTGGTGATCACAGATTACAATCCTCCCAGATAATTCCTTGAAATGTACAACCCAAATCCAGAATCTCCAATCAGGAATCAGAATCTCCATTCGGTAACACTTCACTGACCACCATTACTCAATGGTTGGATGAAGCAATTGAGGATTTCTCAACTCGAATCAGAGAAACACCAAGTGCCAGTGATTTATTCACCGCTGAAACAGCAAAATCCGAACATATCGACACAGTGGAAATGCACAAATCCCTGTAACACTTACAAGGGAGACACAACTTTGTTGCGACAGGCAGACTTTCTGTTTCCAAGCAAGGATGGTGCGTAGCCACAGCTCAACATTTCTTTGATAAGTTCGGCTGATACGGTTGTGTCACCATCTCTAAGGCATAGCGTGGAGTCATTTTTCATAAGCCCctcttgtttcatttttgtatacAGAGCATCAATTTCACGTTGTAGACCTTTCGTACACAACCCTGACATCATTGTCGTGTATGTTACAACATCAGGCTTCAATCCTTTGAGGCTGAGGCTACAAAATAAACCCCAAGCATCTTCAACCTTACCAGTCTTGCACATTCCTCGGATAATAGTAGTATACGTGACAATATCAAGATCCATTTCGATCTTTTGCATATCTTCAAATATCACCAATGCTTTCTCTAGCTCCCCgttgtcacaaagaccacttaaCAAAATGTTATAGGTCCAAATATCGGGAGAGACACCAAAAGAATCCATCTGACTAAAAAATTCTTGAGCTTTATCAACATCACCTTCTTGAAAAAACCCTTGGATAAGAGTGTTGTAAGTGACTGTATTGCTAACTAATCCTCTCTGAGACATCTCACTGAAAATTTTCATCCCATCCTCTACTCTCTTCGCCTTACAAAACCCATTTATAAGAGTGTTGTAACTCATCACATCCGGTAAAACACCCTTGCTAACCATCAAATCAAACATTTCGTTGGCCTCATCTATGCGATCATGCATACAAAGTCCATTGATCAACGAACTGTAAGTAACAATATCAGGATCAATAGACATTCGTACCATCTCCTCAAAAATCTCTTTAGCTTCCAAAACCTTTCCGTTTTTCACAAACGCATCAAGCAACGCAGTGTAAGTAATCACATTAGGTGCGATTCTCCTCTTGATCATATCACTCAACAACCGAGCAGCATCACTCCATCTACCTGAATCACAAAGACCCTTAACAACCGCAGTGAATGTAACAACATTAGCTCTAATCCCTATCCTTTCTTTCCTTTCAATTCTATTGAACAGGTCCAGAGCATCATCAGCACGTCTGGCTTTGCAAAGACTATCAATGATCGAGTTGTAAGCCACAATATCAGGTTTATATCCAATCTCCACCATTTTATCAACCAAAGAAACAGCATCAGAGACTCTATCCCCACGACATAACCCATTAACAAGAGACCCAAACGTGACTTTATCAGGCTTATAACCAAGTTTCAACATCTTGCCAAGAACAGATAAAGCAAGAGAGACTTGAAAACAGCAACAGAAACAATTAATCACAATGTTAAACGTATAACGATCATTACGAATCCCTAAAACTTCCATCTTCTTCCCTAGAGAGATTACAACATcatacttcttcatcttcacaaTGGCGCATAACAATCTATTGAAATCTACAATTTTAGGGAAAGGACGAGATTTGACCATGTCGCTGAAGAGATCAATCGCGTCGTTTAGCTTTATATCGCGAAGCCGAGTTTTGCTTAATCTCTCTCGCAAATCAATAATACCATTGACgctagaagaagaagctcgtcGTACCCAGCAACAACAGGAACTGCAATGGCTTAACGAAGGAGGAGAAGACGGAGCGGTTCTAGGTTTACCTTCAGAGAGAAGATTGCGATGAAGAAGCCTCGTCGCCGTCATCGCAATCGATCTCTGCATTGTTTCtccgattttgatttttggtctGACTCAGAGAATCCTAATAAACGGAAGTGTTTGCTGAAAGAGATGGGAATTAAAACCGGTTTAGTTTCGGTTTAGCTATCTTTATTTGTTGTATCAAACCGAACCTAATCGAATCGAATACTGTACAATGAGAAAACGGATTTGGTGTGTGTCTAAACCACGGTTCGGTTCAGATTGGGTAGAGTTTTTGTCCCATCTTTTTTTTGCT from Camelina sativa cultivar DH55 chromosome 7, Cs, whole genome shotgun sequence includes the following:
- the LOC104703877 gene encoding pentatricopeptide repeat-containing protein At1g63080, mitochondrial-like, yielding MELFREMSQRGLLGNTITYNTFIHGLFQAGDCEKAQMVFKQIYNDGVPPNIMTYNILLDGLCKNGKLEKALVAGKVEDGWDLFCTLSLKEVEPDVITYNTMISGFCRKGLKEEAGVLFNKMKEGGPLPNSRTYNTLIRAHLRDGDKAVSAEVIREMRSCGFVGDASTFGLITDMLFDGRLDKSFLEMLS
- the LOC104705188 gene encoding pentatricopeptide repeat-containing protein At1g62670, mitochondrial-like, which codes for MRFAIESMIAKRFLRRSHYEKDACCWIRAFSGKSYNFREKLSSRSDLKLDDVVDLFSVMVKSRPLPSIFDFSKLLSAIAKLTKYDVVISMGEQMQKLGISHSLYTYSILINCFCRSSQLSLALAILGKMMKLGYEPSIVTLSSLLNGYCHGKRISDAVALVDQMVAMGYQPNTITFNTLIHCLFLHNKASEAVALVDRMAEKGCQPDLATYGVAVNGLCKRGDIDLALNLLKKMDEGKIKPGVVIYSTVIDSLCRYSHVNDALNLFNEMEKKGIRADVVTYNSLISCLCNYGRWNEASQLLRDMIDRKISPSVVTFSALIHAFAKEGKLLEAEKLYEEMIKRSIDPTIYTFTRIASQT
- the LOC104703878 gene encoding pentatricopeptide repeat-containing protein At1g62680, mitochondrial-like; its protein translation is MQRSIAMTATRLLHRNLLSEGKPRTAPSSPPSLSHCSSCCCWVRRASSSSVNGIIDLRERLSKTRLRDIKLNDAIDLFSDMVKSRPFPKIVDFNRLLCAIVKMKKYDVVISLGKKMEVLGIRNDRYTFNIVINCFCCCFQVSLALSVLGKMLKLGYKPDKVTFGSLVNGLCRGDRVSDAVSLVDKMVEIGYKPDIVAYNSIIDSLCKARRADDALDLFNRIERKERIGIRANVVTFTAVVKGLCDSGRWSDAARLLSDMIKRRIAPNVITYTALLDAFVKNGKVLEAKEIFEEMVRMSIDPDIVTYSSLINGLCMHDRIDEANEMFDLMVSKGVLPDVMSYNTLINGFCKAKRVEDGMKIFSEMSQRGLVSNTVTYNTLIQGFFQEGDVDKAQEFFSQMDSFGVSPDIWTYNILLSGLCDNGELEKALVIFEDMQKIEMDLDIVTYTTIIRGMCKTGKVEDAWGLFCSLSLKGLKPDVVTYTTMMSGLCTKGLQREIDALYTKMKQEGLMKNDSTLCLRDGDTTVSAELIKEMLSCGYAPSLLGNRKSACRNKVVSPL